The following proteins come from a genomic window of Nakamurella alba:
- the dprA gene encoding DNA-processing protein DprA: protein MSTTDVDDLPGTGAAAPIAVRIARAGLLRACEPSARGVAALVELVGPVRAWHAVRSRTATAGLPVEWMAETDARTAGLTPGQLDDTARADLATAGRVGARLVVPEDEEWPAAALHGLWQVDRIADRTTAPPVALYVRGGSIGDLPHTGITVVGSRAATAYGQRVAADLGHALADAGLTVVSGAAFGIDASAHRAAMAAQAQLPTLAVLACGIDRAYPAANAALIERIGELGAVVTEYPPGTHPSRLRFLVRNRLIAALGAATIVVEAGIRSGTLSTAGAAEKLHRPLMVVPGPVTSALSVGCHRLLQEPGRHLVTGPADVLEILRPVEHLGDQGHLFETPTAPADDDLGPSVKAVSDALSVRLARTVPEIARDTGLPTRDALDALAVLEASGLASRTGTGWRRSPRTRTRRSQ, encoded by the coding sequence GTGAGCACGACCGATGTCGACGATCTGCCGGGCACGGGCGCTGCGGCCCCGATCGCGGTGAGGATCGCCCGGGCCGGCCTGCTCCGCGCCTGCGAACCATCCGCCCGCGGTGTCGCAGCGCTCGTCGAACTGGTCGGCCCGGTCCGGGCCTGGCACGCGGTCCGCAGCCGCACCGCCACCGCGGGCCTGCCCGTCGAGTGGATGGCCGAGACCGACGCCCGCACCGCCGGTCTCACGCCCGGACAACTGGACGACACGGCCCGCGCCGACCTGGCCACGGCCGGGCGGGTCGGCGCCCGCCTGGTGGTCCCGGAGGACGAGGAGTGGCCGGCCGCGGCACTGCACGGGCTGTGGCAGGTCGACCGGATCGCAGACCGGACGACCGCCCCTCCGGTCGCCCTGTACGTCCGTGGTGGCAGCATCGGCGATCTCCCACACACCGGCATCACCGTCGTCGGGTCACGCGCCGCGACCGCCTACGGCCAGCGGGTCGCGGCCGATCTCGGTCACGCACTGGCCGATGCCGGTCTGACCGTGGTGTCCGGCGCCGCGTTCGGTATCGACGCCTCCGCCCACCGCGCAGCGATGGCTGCACAGGCTCAGCTGCCCACCCTCGCCGTGCTCGCCTGCGGCATCGACCGGGCCTACCCGGCCGCGAACGCCGCCCTCATCGAGCGGATCGGCGAGCTGGGCGCCGTTGTCACCGAATACCCGCCCGGCACCCACCCGTCCCGGCTGCGGTTCCTGGTCCGCAACCGGCTCATCGCCGCGCTCGGCGCGGCGACGATCGTGGTCGAAGCGGGGATCCGGTCCGGCACCCTGTCCACCGCCGGCGCCGCGGAGAAACTGCACCGCCCGCTGATGGTCGTGCCGGGCCCGGTGACCTCGGCGTTGTCCGTCGGCTGCCACCGCCTGTTGCAGGAACCGGGTCGGCACCTCGTGACCGGACCGGCCGACGTGCTGGAGATCCTTCGCCCCGTCGAGCACCTCGGCGACCAGGGTCACCTGTTCGAGACACCCACCGCCCCGGCGGATGACGACCTCGGCCCCAGCGTCAAGGCCGTCTCCGACGCCCTGTCCGTCCGGCTGGCCCGGACCGTCCCCGAGATCGCCAGGGACACAGGCCTTCCCACCCGCGACGCCCTCGACGCCCTGGCCGTGCTCGAGGCCTCCGGGCTGGCATCACGCACCGGCACCGGATGGCGTCGCTCGCCACGGACGAGAACCCGCCGCAGCCAGTGA
- a CDS encoding YifB family Mg chelatase-like AAA ATPase, with amino-acid sequence MKLARTWSVALAGVSGHLVSVEAHIAPGLPGATVIGLGDAAVVQARDRVRAAVQNSRYKWPETRITLALSPAALPKRGAGYDLALAIALLAAAGDVPAADAARPILLGELALDGSVRPVHGVLPSLLTARAAGRTSAVVPADNLNEACLADGMDVLGARTLADLVHHLRGESSALERQLQRRPPDETPLPDMRDVIGQPEGRRALEIAAAGGHHLVMIGPPGAGKTMLATRLPSILPALDDDQALEVTAVHSVAGILDDHTPLVTRPPFVDPHHSASVAAVIGGGSGLIRPGNASMAHRGVLFLDEAPEFRPTVLDALRQPMESGVAVLARASGVVRYPARFQLVLAANPCPCAAALDINCTCAPGVRRRYLARLSGPLLDRVDIRVELPALGPADLAMAADETPESSEEILVRVVRARERAAARWSGTTHRTNAEVSGPEIRRWWRPSGRSAALVDRAAEQGRLTGRGYDRVLRVAATCADLAGRDTPELPDVATALALRCGEAA; translated from the coding sequence ATGAAACTCGCCCGCACCTGGTCCGTCGCCCTCGCCGGGGTCAGCGGCCACCTCGTGTCCGTCGAGGCCCACATCGCCCCCGGCCTGCCCGGTGCGACCGTCATCGGCCTCGGCGACGCCGCCGTCGTCCAGGCCCGCGACCGGGTCCGCGCCGCCGTGCAGAACTCGCGCTACAAATGGCCCGAGACCCGCATCACCCTCGCCCTGTCCCCCGCCGCCCTGCCCAAACGCGGTGCCGGCTACGACCTCGCCCTGGCCATCGCCCTGCTCGCCGCCGCCGGCGACGTCCCCGCCGCCGACGCCGCCCGCCCGATCCTGCTCGGCGAACTCGCCCTCGACGGCTCTGTCCGGCCCGTCCACGGCGTCCTGCCCAGCCTGCTCACCGCCCGCGCCGCCGGCCGCACCAGCGCCGTCGTCCCCGCCGACAACCTGAATGAGGCCTGCCTCGCCGACGGCATGGACGTCCTCGGGGCCCGCACCCTCGCCGACCTCGTCCACCACCTTCGCGGCGAGAGCTCCGCACTGGAACGACAACTCCAGCGCCGGCCACCCGACGAAACCCCGCTGCCCGACATGCGCGACGTCATCGGACAACCCGAAGGACGACGCGCCCTGGAGATCGCCGCCGCCGGCGGCCACCACCTCGTCATGATCGGACCACCCGGCGCCGGCAAGACCATGCTCGCCACCCGCCTGCCCTCCATCCTCCCCGCCCTCGACGACGACCAGGCCCTCGAGGTGACCGCCGTCCACTCCGTCGCCGGCATCCTCGACGACCACACACCCCTGGTCACCCGACCACCCTTCGTCGACCCCCACCACTCCGCCTCCGTCGCCGCCGTCATCGGCGGCGGCTCCGGACTCATCCGCCCCGGCAACGCCTCCATGGCCCACCGCGGCGTCCTGTTCCTCGACGAGGCGCCGGAGTTCCGGCCGACGGTGCTGGACGCGTTGCGACAGCCGATGGAATCGGGGGTGGCGGTGCTGGCCCGGGCGTCCGGAGTGGTCCGGTACCCGGCCAGGTTCCAGCTGGTGCTGGCCGCCAACCCGTGCCCGTGTGCGGCGGCGCTGGACATCAACTGCACCTGCGCGCCCGGCGTCCGCCGCCGCTACCTCGCCCGATTGTCCGGCCCGTTGCTCGACCGGGTCGACATCCGGGTCGAGCTGCCGGCGCTGGGGCCGGCGGATCTCGCGATGGCCGCCGACGAGACACCCGAGTCCTCCGAGGAGATCCTGGTGCGGGTGGTCCGGGCCCGGGAACGCGCCGCCGCCCGGTGGTCCGGCACGACACACCGCACCAACGCGGAGGTGTCCGGTCCGGAGATCCGGCGCTGGTGGCGGCCCAGCGGGCGATCGGCCGCGCTGGTCGACCGGGCCGCCGAACAGGGCCGGCTGACCGGCCGCGGCTACGACCGGGTGCTGCGCGTCGCCGCGACCTGCGCCGACCTCGCCGGCCGGGACACCCCCGAACTGCCGGACGTCGCCACCGCTCTGGCCCTGCGCTGCGGGGAGGCCGCGTGA
- a CDS encoding YraN family protein, translating to MDGTRLTKDELGRWGEDLAARHLEDTGLVVIARNWRCREGELDIVAADTDGRLVICEVKTRSGTGYGLPAEAVTAGKRRKLRRLAQLFAGEYGRGWMSFRFDVVSVLAPPGATPTITHLAEAF from the coding sequence GTGGACGGCACACGATTGACGAAGGACGAGTTGGGCCGCTGGGGCGAGGATCTCGCCGCCCGCCACCTCGAGGACACCGGGCTGGTGGTGATCGCCCGGAACTGGCGCTGCCGCGAGGGCGAGCTCGACATCGTCGCCGCGGACACCGACGGCCGCCTGGTGATCTGCGAGGTCAAGACCCGCTCCGGCACCGGCTACGGGCTGCCCGCCGAGGCCGTCACCGCCGGCAAACGCCGCAAGCTCCGCCGGCTCGCCCAGCTCTTCGCCGGCGAGTACGGCCGCGGCTGGATGTCCTTCCGCTTCGACGTCGTCAGCGTGCTGGCACCGCCCGGTGCCACCCCCACCATCACCCACCTCGCCGAGGCGTTCTGA